A window of Nocardiopsis sp. Huas11 genomic DNA:
CTGCTCCTCGCTGGGCGACGCCTTCGAGGGCGAGTCCGAGGTGCTCTACGTCGACAGCGCGAACATGCCCGAGGTCCGCTCCAGCATCGCCGCCAAGCTCCAGGAGGACGAGGAGATCGAGTACGTCGTCACGCTGGGCGCCCCGATCGCCATGACCGCGATCGACGCCATCGACGACTCCGGCAGTGACGCCACGGTCGCCACCTTCGACACCAACGCCGAACTCGTCGGGGCGATCCAGGAGGGCCTCGTCCAGTGGGCCGTCGACCAGCAGCCCTACCTGCAGGGCTACCTGGCCGTCGACTCCCTGTGGCTCTACAACACCAACGGCAACATCGCGGGCGGCGGAACCGAGCCCGTGCTGACCGGCCCCGCGTTCGTCGACGAGTCCAACATCGACGCGGTCGCCGAGTACGCCGAGCGGGGAACGCGATAACCATGGGTCAGACCCTCAGTCCCACGGCGCCGAAGGGCGGCTCGGAGAAGGCCCTCCGGGTGACCCGGAGGTCGGCGCTGCGCACGTTCATGACACGGCCCGAAGTCGGCTCGCTGGTCGGCGCGGTGATCGTCTTCACCCTCTTCTTCAGCATCGCCGACCCGTTCCGCACCGGTGGCGCGTTCGCGACGATCCTGTACGCGAGCTCCACCATCGGGATCATGGCCGTGGGCGTGGCGCTGTTGATGATCGGCGGCGAGTTCGACCTGTCCGCCGGTGTCGCGGTGATCACGTCGGGCCTGACCGCGTCGATGTTCGCCTGGTACTTCTCCGTGAACGTCTGGGTCGGGGCGGCGGTCGCGCTGGCCGTCTCCCTGGCCATCGGGTTCCTCAACGGGTGGATCCTGGTGCGGACGAAACTGCCCAGCTTCCTGGTGACGCTGTCGATGTTCCTGATGCTCCAGGGACTCAACATCGCCATCACGAAGCTGATCACGGGCCAGGTCTCCACCACGAACATCTCGAGCATGGACGGCTTCGACTCCGCGCGGGCGGTGTTCGCCTCCAGCTTCCCCGTTCTGGGGATCAACGTCCGGATCACCGTCCTGTGGTGGCTGCTGTTCGTCGGCCTGGCCACGTGGGTGCTGATGCGGACCAAGGTCGGCAACTGGATCTACGCGGTGGGCGGCAACCAGGAGAGCGCCAGGGCGGTCGGCGTCCCCGTCGCCAAGGTGAAGATCGGCCTGTTCATGACGGTCGGCTTCATGGCCTGGTTCTCCGGCATGCACCTGCTCTTCATGTACAACACCGTGCAGTCCGGTGAGGGCGTCGGCAACGAGCTGCTGTACATCATGGCCGCGGTCGTCGGCGGGTGCCTGCTCACCGGCGGCTACGGAACCGTGGTCGGCGCCGCGATCGGCGCGTTCATCTACGGCATGACCCGCCAGGGGATCGTCTACGCCGGCTGGGACAACAACTGGGTGTTCTTCTTCGTCGGCGCGATGCTGCTGATGGCCGTCGTGGTCAACGGCTGGGTCCGGACACAGGCGAACAAGAGGTGAGCGAGGTGAGCACCGTGACGAGGACCGAGACGAGAACCGGGACGTCGGCGGATTCCGAGCAGGCGCCGGAGACGGCACCGCTGCTCGAACTGGAAGGGGTGGGCAAGTCCTTCGGCAACATCCGGGCCCTGGACGGGATCGGTCTCAGGGTCGGCGCCGGCGAGGTCACCTGCATCCTCGGTGACAACGGCGCGGGCAAGTCCACGCTGATCAAGATCATCGCCGGGCTGTACAAGCCCACGTCGGGCCGCTACCTGGTGGACGGCGAGCCGGTGGACTTCTCCTCTCCGCGCCAGGCCCTGGACCGGGGCATCGCCACCGTCTACCAGGACTTGGCGATGGTGCCGCTGATGCCGGTGTGGCGCAACTTCTTCCTCGGTTCGGAGCTGCGCACCGGGTTCGGCCCCTTCCGGATGCTCAACGCCGCCCGGATGCGGCGCATCGCCGACGAAGAGCTCAGGAAGATGGGCATCGACCTGCCCGACATCGACGCCCCGGTCGGCAACCTGTCCGGCGGGCAGCGCCAGGTCGTGGCCATCGCCCGCGCGGTGTACTTCGGCGCGCGCGTCCTGATCCTGGACGAGCCGACGGCGGCGCTGGGCGTCAAGCAGTCCGGCGTGGTCCTGAAGTACATCAAGGCGGCCCGGGACGCGGGGCTGGGCGTCATCTTCATCACGCACAACCCGCACCACGCGTACCTGGTCGGCGACCACTTCGCGGTGATCAAGCTCGGCGAGATGGAACTCGACCAGCCGCGGTCGGAGCTGACCCTGGACGACCTCACCCACCACATGGCGGGCGGGGCCGAACTGGACGCCCTCCAGCACGAACTGAAGCGGGAGGAGGGGACCCCCGAGGTCGCGCCCCTGCGCGGCGCCGAGGACGAGGGCCCCGACGTCCAGACGCTCTGAGAGCACCCCGGTACACGAAACGAGTCAGAGAGCAGGTGGAGACGATGGCCGTCAGGGTCGGTGTGATCGGCACCGGATGGATCGGATCCGAGCACATCCGGAGGATCACCGATCGCGTCGGCGGCGCCGAGGTGGTCGCGGCGACCGACATCGACGCCGATCGGGCCGCCCGGGCGGTCGCCGGGACGGGCGCCCGTGTCCTGGCCGGAGACGAGGAGGTGATCGCGGCCGACGACGTCGACGCGGTCGTGGTCACCTCCTGGGGTCCCGCGCACGCCGATTCGGTGATCGCCGCGGTGGAGGCCGGCAAGCCGGTCTTCTGCGAGAAGCCGCTGGCCACCACGGCCGAGGGCGCCCAACGCATCCTCGACGCGGAGGCGCGGCACGGATCGCGCCTGGTCCAGGTCGGCTTCATGCGGCGCTTCGACGCCGGGTACGCGCAGATGAAGGAGGTCATCTCCGGGGGCGGCGTGGGAACGCCGCTGATGGCGCACTGCGTCCACCGCAACCCGACGGTGCCCGAGAGCTACCACTCGGAGATGGCGGCGCAGGACACCGCCGTCCACGAGATCGACGTGATGCGCTGGCTGCTGGACGACGAGATCTCCTCGGTCCAGGTCATCACCCCGCGCCGGACCGCCAAGCGCTTCGAGCACCTGCGCGACCCGCAGTTCATGCTCTTCGAGATGGCCGGCGGCGCGCGCGTGGACCTGGAGGTGTTCGTCAACTGCCAGTACGGCTACGAGATCGGCTGTGAGGTCGTCGGCGAGGAGGGCACGGTCCGGCTCCCGGAGATCCCGGGCGCGGTCGTGCGCTCGGCGGGGAGCCGGAGCGCGCCCGTCCTCCAGGACTGGGTCCAGCGGTTCGCCGCCGCCTTCGACACCGAGTTCCAGACCTGGGCCGACGAGGTGGCCGCGGGCACGCCGACCACCGGCCCGAACGCCTGGGACGGGTACGCGGCGGCGGTCGTCACCGACGCGGCCGTGCGCGCGCTGCACTCGGGCGAGGTCGTGGAGACCGGCATCAAGGCACGTCCGGCCTTCTACGTCTGAGAGGAAGACGAGCTACCGATGAAGATCGCGATCGACCCGTACATGTTCCGCGGCCTGCCGATGGCCGAGATGGTCCGGACCGTGGCGGACATGGGCTACTCCTACATCGAGCTGTCGCCCCGCGCCGAGTTCATGCCGTTCTTCCTGCACCCGCGGGCGGACGACGAGCGGGTGGCCGAACTGCGCTCGGTGCTGCGCGAGACCGGGGTGGAGCTGTCCTCGATCCTGCCGCTGTACAAGTGGTCCAGCCCCGACGAGGCCGAGCGCCGCGACGCCGTCCGCTACTGGAAGCGGATGATCGAGGTGGCCGTCGAACTCGGCGTCACCCTGATGAACTCCGAGTTCAACGGCCGTCCGGAGCGGGCGGCCGAGAGCGAGGGCGCCTTCTGGCGGTCCATGGAGGAGTTGCTGCCCGTCTTCGAGCGCGAGGGCATCGCCCTCAACCTCGAAGCCCACCCGGACGACTTCTGCGAGGAGAACGACCCCGCGGTGGACCTGGTCCGCGCGATCAATCGGCCGTGGGTCAACTACCTCTACTGCGCCCCGCACACCTTCCATCTGTCGGGCGCGGAGCCGGGTGCGGACATCCGCCGGATGATGGAGTACGCGGGGGACAGGCTGCGGCACGTCCACATCGCCGACTCCTTCGACCACAAGGGGTCGTCAGGGCTGCGGTACATCCTCAACCCTCCGGGGACGCCCGCACGGATCCACCAGCACCTGGACATCGGCCAGGGCGAGGTGGACTGGGACGTGTTCTTCCAGACGCTGCGCGACCTGGACTTCGACGGGGTGGCCACGGTGTGCGTGTTCGCCTGGGAGGAGCGGGCGCGCGCGTCGTCGGAGTTCATGCTCGACCGGGTCACCAAGGAACTGGTGGCCTGACCAGGACGCCGGGGCGCCGGTTCGGCCGCCGATAGCGGTCGAGGGGCGCGGTGGCCCCGGCTCGGCGCCGCAGCGGGACGCACTCGTGTGTCCGGCTGCGGCGCCCTCTTTCGCGTACGGACGCCACAGTGGGCGCGAGCACGAAGATGCCAGTAGCCGTACGTGACGGTCGGCGCCGCTATGTGGTGGTCCTGGAGCGCGGTCCGGTCCGGTCGCCGCTCACGCCCCGTCACGCGCCCGTGCGCATGCTCCCTCCCGCGAGGGAGGAGATCGCTCCCATGGGGGAGGTGCGGTCCGGGGCGGGTGATGGAGGCTGGGGGCATGTCCAAGAAGCGATTGACGGTCGGCGCCGGATGGACGATGGCGACCATCGGCGTCCTGCACACCCTGGTCTTCCTGCCCCACCCCTACTGGAGTGAGTGGCTCGCCGGCGGGCTGCGCTCGGGCGAAGGCGGTGACGCGTCCCTGTCCGTGTTCTGGGCGCTGCCCGGGAGCTTCGTCGTCCCCCTGGTCCTGACCGGCCTCCTGGTGGCGCGGCTGGGGCGGCGCGGCGAGCGCGCGCCCGCCTACGTCGGCTGGGGACTGGGCGGCTGGGCGGTCGGGTGCGTACTGCTCATCGGCCCCAGCGGCTTCCTACTGGGCCTGATCCCGGCCGGGTTGCTCATCGCCGAGGACCTGCTGGCACGCCGCAGGAGCGCTGGGCGGGGCGTAGCGGATCCGGTGGTCGGGCGAGGGGAAGACGCGCGGCCGCAGCGCTGATCGGCGCCGCCTGCCGAGATCGAGCGGATTCGGCGTCGGACCGTTGCCGGACCTCAGCGACATCGCCGAGTCGGGGAGCCGCAGGTGTCGCTCGCACCCCCTGAACAAGGGGTGCTGCTTCTGATCGACGAAGTCATGGCGCGGAGTGGGGCTACTGGCATCTTCGTGCCCGCACCCACTGGCAGGTCGGTGCTCGATCCACTGGCATTCCCGTGGCCGTCAACACCCTTCTCCGTCCGCGCGCCGTGTGCCCGACACCGGTCCGGAAGGTGCGGGTTCACGGGTGCTTTTGTAGGGTGTCCGGATTACCGCGGGTGGTTCCGGGCCCACGGCCCGACGGCACCCCGACCAGCCACCCTCCCCCGAAGAGAAGCCGCACGCGATGACCCGCACGTCTCATTCGCCGCGACTCCGACGAAGCGAGGCCCGCCGACTGGAGCGGCGCCGCAAGCGCCTGCTGACGGCCGCCCTGGCCTGCTCGGTCGGCGTCGCCGCGATGATCGGAGTCCTCGTCGTGGTCCTGATGTCCCGGGAGCCCGCCGGCCCCGAGCCGGGCACCGGCGCCGAGCCCGGCGGCCACCGGGCGGGGGCGGCGAGCGAGGAGCCCTCCCCGACGCCGTCGCCCACGGCCTCGGCCTCGGCCTCGGCGGGCCCGGACGCCTCGCCCTCTCCGTCCCCCTCCGCCGAGGCGAGCGAGGACGAGGACGACGAAGAGTCGGTCGAGGAAGCGAGCGCGGAGCCCAGCGAGGGCGCGGAAGCGGACGAGTCCGAGGCCCCCGCGCCCGCGCCGGAGCCCGAGCCCGCCCCCGAACGGCCCGAGCCGGAACCCGAGCCCGAGCGGCCCGCCGACCCGCCGGAGGAGGAAGAGGACCCCGTCGAAGATCCCGACGACGACGGACTCCCCTGGTGGCCCTGGAACTGACGCCCGGGGGCATGGAGAGGGGCTACCGAAGATCTCCTGAGCCGGTGCCCGCCTCGGGGAGAACACCCGTGATCCGCCGGTACTCGAAGCTGGCGTCCGCCACCCGGCTCCAACACCTGCGGGTGCCTAGCCTTGGTGGTTCCAGGTGCCGAGCGCGGGAGCCCGCACCAGGTACACCCCGCTCTCGGCGTCGGCCTCCAGCGAGAACGCGCCCAGCTCGGGCCACTTCGCGTGGTCCAGCCGTCGGTAGGCATCCTCAAGTCTGGTCACGAGGGGGGTCGGCCCTCCGCTGTGGGTCGTTCCGTCCGGCCACAGGTACGTCCAGGAGGAGTCGGGGGTACCCAGGTACACGATCCGGCCGTGCCCGTCGTCGAACGGACGCATACCCACACCGATGCGCACACCGGGCAGCGGCGCCGATGCCGGGGAACGGGCCAGGGGGAACGCGTTGGGTCCGGTCGTGCATGAACTGGGCATCACGCACGTACGGGCCCTGGGCGCCGGTCCCTTCGGTCCTGCGCAGAGCCGTGATGGGGGTTGACTCTCGATTCGAATCGGGTGCCCAGGGGACGATGAGGAGGGCGTCCAGGTCGACCCGGTCGATTCACTCCTGGGGGAGGCGGGTGACGGCCTGTGGCACGTGGAGCCTCGCTCAGCTCACCGAGCAAGGCCCCGTCACGGGCGACTACTGCGACGCGGTCACTGCCCGAACTTTTGCTTGACCAGGGACGGTCCCTCGAAGTCAGCGGGGATCGCGTCCATCAGCACTTCGTTGACCCGCTGACCGAGCCACACGTTCGAGTCCCGCCGGACGCCCTGCTTCCTGAACCCGGCCTTTTCATAGGCGTGTCACCGTGCTCGAACCCAATGTCAGAGCGGAAGCGGACCAACCCGACCAAGCGCCGCACCCGTTGCTGACGCGGGCCGAGTGCGGCGGTCGCCATGGTCACCAGCAGACCCGTGCCAACGGCTGCGCGTGCTCGCAAGGACACCGGGGGCGCAGGCTCCCATCCGAACGGAACTTCATGGATGCTGCGCGATGGTGCCCACGGCACGCGCTTCGCCGGGGTGGCTGAAGTGGTCAACGGCGCGGTCGGTGAGTACGAGGCCACCGAGTCGGCCGAGGCGCGCTGCGCCAAGGACGCCGACAAGCTCGAATGCCTGTTGCAGGCGGTGGAGTACCAGAAGCAGGGCAACACCCACACCCAGGCGTGGATCGACACCTCCCTGGCGTCGCTCAAGACCGTTTCGGCGAAACGGTTGGCTGAGGAGGCGCTCACACGCGACCCTCTGGAGTGGATGCATCAGGCGCGCACTCAGAAGCCGCCGCTCTGACTTTGAGTGTCCGTATAAATGCGCTTGATTCGGGCAAAGGGGATTCTTCTGGCGTGGTGGTGGAGAAAATCAGGTTCTTCTGAGCGCGTGGCCTGAACTGGGGGTATGAAGAATCGGGTGGGCTTCCCCGAACTGGTTTTCGGGAAAGTTCGCATTCGCTCGCGGAGTGCTCTACCCTTCTTTCCAACTACAACTTCACAAGCGGAGACCCCGCGACGCTAATCGGCGCCCGGGGTCGTGGCCAGCAACCTCAACCCTTTAACCAAAGGAATTGCCGACATGGCTTATTCTAGCCCTGCCGTCCTCAGCTACGCCATGGGCCTCGTCAAGGCCCTCTTCACGCCGGCGCGCGGGCGCCATGCGGTCGCCGCCCGCCGACGCCGTTCCACCCGGGTCCGCCGCTACGCGCCGCTTCCCGCCCCGGTCCCCGCGCAGGCCAGTGCCCCTCCGGCACCCCGCCCCGCACCTCGCCTGGCCCCTCCCCGCGAGCACCTCCCCGCCGAGGACGTCGCCCTCGTGCGCGGCTACTACCGGGCCTTCGAGACCGAACGCGATCTCGCCCGTGTCCAGGCCGAGGCCCGCGCCCGTCTCGACCGCTGGGCCGCCAAGCCCGCCGCGGTGCGTATCCCCGCGCCCCGCCCCGCCGGTGACCTGCTCGCCCCCGTAGACGACCTGGGCGATCTGCGCGACGCCACCCGCCGCCGGCTGGACCAGCAGCACCGGAAGGCGGTGGCCTGATGTACGCCATCGCCAAGGAACCGCGCCCGGTGGTGTTCTGGGAGCACCGCGTCTACCCCGGCCACCTCGCGGAACTGTCGCGGGTGCGGGCGGACCTGGCCGCCGACCTGGCCGGGTTCGACGAGGACCTGGTCGACACCGTCCAACTCGTCACCAGCGAACTCTTCGCGAACGG
This region includes:
- a CDS encoding DUF6463 family protein — encoded protein: MSKKRLTVGAGWTMATIGVLHTLVFLPHPYWSEWLAGGLRSGEGGDASLSVFWALPGSFVVPLVLTGLLVARLGRRGERAPAYVGWGLGGWAVGCVLLIGPSGFLLGLIPAGLLIAEDLLARRRSAGRGVADPVVGRGEDARPQR
- a CDS encoding Gfo/Idh/MocA family protein, which produces MAVRVGVIGTGWIGSEHIRRITDRVGGAEVVAATDIDADRAARAVAGTGARVLAGDEEVIAADDVDAVVVTSWGPAHADSVIAAVEAGKPVFCEKPLATTAEGAQRILDAEARHGSRLVQVGFMRRFDAGYAQMKEVISGGGVGTPLMAHCVHRNPTVPESYHSEMAAQDTAVHEIDVMRWLLDDEISSVQVITPRRTAKRFEHLRDPQFMLFEMAGGARVDLEVFVNCQYGYEIGCEVVGEEGTVRLPEIPGAVVRSAGSRSAPVLQDWVQRFAAAFDTEFQTWADEVAAGTPTTGPNAWDGYAAAVVTDAAVRALHSGEVVETGIKARPAFYV
- a CDS encoding ATP-binding cassette domain-containing protein, with product MLELEGVGKSFGNIRALDGIGLRVGAGEVTCILGDNGAGKSTLIKIIAGLYKPTSGRYLVDGEPVDFSSPRQALDRGIATVYQDLAMVPLMPVWRNFFLGSELRTGFGPFRMLNAARMRRIADEELRKMGIDLPDIDAPVGNLSGGQRQVVAIARAVYFGARVLILDEPTAALGVKQSGVVLKYIKAARDAGLGVIFITHNPHHAYLVGDHFAVIKLGEMELDQPRSELTLDDLTHHMAGGAELDALQHELKREEGTPEVAPLRGAEDEGPDVQTL
- a CDS encoding sugar phosphate isomerase/epimerase; this encodes MKIAIDPYMFRGLPMAEMVRTVADMGYSYIELSPRAEFMPFFLHPRADDERVAELRSVLRETGVELSSILPLYKWSSPDEAERRDAVRYWKRMIEVAVELGVTLMNSEFNGRPERAAESEGAFWRSMEELLPVFEREGIALNLEAHPDDFCEENDPAVDLVRAINRPWVNYLYCAPHTFHLSGAEPGADIRRMMEYAGDRLRHVHIADSFDHKGSSGLRYILNPPGTPARIHQHLDIGQGEVDWDVFFQTLRDLDFDGVATVCVFAWEERARASSEFMLDRVTKELVA
- a CDS encoding ABC transporter permease; protein product: MGQTLSPTAPKGGSEKALRVTRRSALRTFMTRPEVGSLVGAVIVFTLFFSIADPFRTGGAFATILYASSTIGIMAVGVALLMIGGEFDLSAGVAVITSGLTASMFAWYFSVNVWVGAAVALAVSLAIGFLNGWILVRTKLPSFLVTLSMFLMLQGLNIAITKLITGQVSTTNISSMDGFDSARAVFASSFPVLGINVRITVLWWLLFVGLATWVLMRTKVGNWIYAVGGNQESARAVGVPVAKVKIGLFMTVGFMAWFSGMHLLFMYNTVQSGEGVGNELLYIMAAVVGGCLLTGGYGTVVGAAIGAFIYGMTRQGIVYAGWDNNWVFFFVGAMLLMAVVVNGWVRTQANKR